The DNA segment GCCGCGGACTCGACACGGAGTGGAGTCTGTCGGGGGCTATCGCGCTGGTCGCGAGCATCGTCTTAGGCGGTTTCCTCGCGTTCGCCGGACTGGGACTGATGGTCGACTCCGCGATTCTCCTCGGAACGGCGGTGCTATTCGTCGGCGTCGCGTCCGTCGCGTTCGCCGCGCAGTTCGTCCCCGGGTTCGAGTCGCCGACCACCTTCGGCCGGCGTCGGACCACCGACGAGGAGGTCGTCACCGCCCCGGAGACGCCCTGCGTCGCCTGCTCCCGGCCGGTCGGAACCGGCGTAAAACGGAGCTTCACCGAACGCCGATACGTCGCCGGAGTGCCGGTCGAGACGGTCGAGTCCGGCGAGAACCACTACTGCCGGTCCTGCGCGAACGGCGACCCGTTCACCGGCGAGTTCGAATTCGAGCGAGCGACCGGCGAGAAGAGCCGAGAGTTCGTCTGACCCGCGTTCGTCCTCAGCGAACGAGCGCGCCGAACACTCGCTCCTCGATTTTCCTGAGGTGTTCGCCCGCCGTCGTCGGTGCGATTCCGACCGCCGACGCGACGTCTTCGTGCGTTGATTCCCGCGGTGACCGGTAGTATCCGAGTTCCACCGCTGCTTCGAGCACTTCCCGCTGACGGGTCGTCAGCAGTCTCGTGAACGACTCGACCTCGGGGTCGTACTCGCCCGTTTCCACGACCTCGAAATCGAGGACCGTCTCGTCGGCGACCTTTTGAAACAGCTCCCGGAGGTCGGCGTCGCTCCCGAGGTGCGTTATCCGGAGCGAACCGTCGTCGTTGATGCGTATCGGCGTCTCGACGACGACGTCCGACTCGCGGCCGAGTTCCAGCACGCGCCGCGTCGAGTCGGTCGGTTCGAACTGGCTCACCGCCATCCACCGCTCGTCACCCGAGACGAGCGAGTCGACGACGTGGGGCGACTCCCGCATTATCTCCTCGTACCGTTCCCGGTCGCCGCTCCCTTCGGCGAACAACAGAACGGTCCCGTCAGCGAGGAGTTCGACGTGGTGGATCGCCTCCCGCGAAATCGAGGGCTCTTCGGCGAGTTCCGCTCCGAGCGGGTGGAACGCTCCGCTCTCGCCGGGGCGGGCGACCACCGTGAGATATCGCATACGAGCGCGGAGACGCCGACCGAACTTAAAGAGGCGCGGATGGCCCGCAGTCGACGCTTCGTATTCGGGTGCGAAGCGTCGACCATGTCACGAGAGTACCCCGACGTCGCGATAGTCGGCGGCGGCATCTGCGGACTGACCGCGGCGCTCGCGCTCGAACGGCGGGGGTGGACACCGACCGTCTACGAGGCGGCGTCCGAGTACCGCCCCGTCGGCGCAGGCATCCTCCTGCAGACGAACGCCCTCCTCGTCCTGGACCGTCTCGGTGTCGCCGAACGGGTCCGGGACGCGGGAGTCTCCCTCGCCGACACCGAGATTCGCTCGCCGAGTGGGCGCGTCCTGCAACGGTTCGGCCTCGACGCGGTCGAGCGCCGCGAGTTCGGCTACGGATTCGTCGCGATTCACCGCGCCGCCCTCCAGCGGATTCTCCTGGACGAACTCGACGCCGAGGTCCGGACGGGGATGAACTGCATCGCGGTGACCGATACGGAGACGCCGACGGTCCGGTTCGCCGACGGGACGACGGTCGGTCCGGACGTCCTCGTCGGCGCCGACGGCATCGGGTCGGCCGTTCGCGAGGCCGTCTCCCCAAGCGTCGGCCCGCAACCGTTCGACGGCGTCGTCTACCGCGCCGTCGCCGGGGTAGAACTGGCCGAGGAACACCGCGCCAGCGGGTTCGAGGTGTGGGGCGACGGAACCTACGCCGGCGGGGCGCCCGTCGACGGCGACCGGTTCTACCTGTTCGCCACGGCGCCCGAACCGCTGGCGGTCGACGGGACGGACGCCCGGGCGACGGTCGCGGCGCTCCGGAACCGCCTCGACGAGTTCCCCGACCCGGTCCCGGCCGTCGTCGAGTCGCTCGAACCGGGCGACGTGTTCGCCACCGGCCTGGCGGACGTCCCGCCGCTCGACCGCTGGCACCGCGACGCCGTCGTCCTCGCGGGCGACGCGGCCCACGCCATGCTCCCGTTCGCCGGACAGGGCGCGGCCCAGGGCGTCGAGGACGCGCTCGCACTGGCCCACGCGCTCGACGCCCACGAGGAGCGGTCGGCGGCCTTCCGGGCCTACGAAACCGAGCGAAAGCCCCGGGCCGACCGGATTCGGTCCGAATCGCGCAGGCTGGGGGAACTCGGGACGATGCGGTCGACCCTCGGCTGTCGGGTCCGAAACGCCGCGGCCGGCCTCCTCCCGGCCGCGCTCCTGCGACGGTCCCGGCGGCGCCGCGCCGCCGGGACGTCGCTCCCGGAAACCGGTCCTACTCCGCGTCCGAAGACCGGCGCCGACGACTGACTCCGCGTGCGGTCGCTCGTGCAGTCGGGTCGAAAGAAAGAGTCGTTCGGGAGTTACAGCACGCCCATGTCGCTCAGCCGTTCGGGCAGGTACTCTTCGGTCACGAAGTCCAGGCCGTGGGAGGCCAGCGACTGCTGTTCGGACTTCTTCTCGATGTCGAGTTGGATCTCGATCTGCTCCTCCCAGTAGTCGGTCTGGAAGCGCGGGTCCTCCAGTTCCGATTCGAGCGCGTTGACGTCCGAGTCGCTGAGCGGGTCGGTCGGCAGGTCGTACTCCACGATGTCGGAGGGCTGGATGCCGATGAACTGGGCGTCGGGCGTCGCGAGGTAGTCGCTCAGGTGGGCCGACTTGATGGAACCGTAGGCCACCGAGCCGAAGATGCGGTACGACCACGGGTCGCCGTCAGTGAAGACGGTCACCGGCAGGTCGAGTTCGTTGTGGAGTCGCTTGGTCAGCCGGCGGGTCGCCCGCGCCGGTTGGCCGCCCAGGTGGACGATGATGGTGTTGTACTCCTCGTCGAACCCGTTCTCGACGAGTCGGTCGCGCATCCCACCGGTTTCGACGCAGAGCACGAAGTCGGCGTCGTTGTCGAGGAACTCGATGGTGTCGATGTTGTTCGGG comes from the Halorussus vallis genome and includes:
- a CDS encoding zinc ribbon domain-containing protein, yielding MATRDTPNFCSQCGDALSPGDAFCSQCGAGVDDDLGRSGSRATAGASAGGGASTRSARSGPRSDFRRRVEDLTVEGWDVKHDYGDRVVMINRGFGSIPVHLLLLVFTSGVGNVLYAAYRYSPGAERIELREDGTDRYSPGRGLDTEWSLSGAIALVASIVLGGFLAFAGLGLMVDSAILLGTAVLFVGVASVAFAAQFVPGFESPTTFGRRRTTDEEVVTAPETPCVACSRPVGTGVKRSFTERRYVAGVPVETVESGENHYCRSCANGDPFTGEFEFERATGEKSREFV
- a CDS encoding helix-turn-helix domain-containing protein, whose amino-acid sequence is MRYLTVVARPGESGAFHPLGAELAEEPSISREAIHHVELLADGTVLLFAEGSGDRERYEEIMRESPHVVDSLVSGDERWMAVSQFEPTDSTRRVLELGRESDVVVETPIRINDDGSLRITHLGSDADLRELFQKVADETVLDFEVVETGEYDPEVESFTRLLTTRQREVLEAAVELGYYRSPRESTHEDVASAVGIAPTTAGEHLRKIEERVFGALVR
- a CDS encoding FAD-dependent oxidoreductase, with amino-acid sequence MSREYPDVAIVGGGICGLTAALALERRGWTPTVYEAASEYRPVGAGILLQTNALLVLDRLGVAERVRDAGVSLADTEIRSPSGRVLQRFGLDAVERREFGYGFVAIHRAALQRILLDELDAEVRTGMNCIAVTDTETPTVRFADGTTVGPDVLVGADGIGSAVREAVSPSVGPQPFDGVVYRAVAGVELAEEHRASGFEVWGDGTYAGGAPVDGDRFYLFATAPEPLAVDGTDARATVAALRNRLDEFPDPVPAVVESLEPGDVFATGLADVPPLDRWHRDAVVLAGDAAHAMLPFAGQGAAQGVEDALALAHALDAHEERSAAFRAYETERKPRADRIRSESRRLGELGTMRSTLGCRVRNAAAGLLPAALLRRSRRRRAAGTSLPETGPTPRPKTGADD
- a CDS encoding DNA topoisomerase IV subunit A, yielding MSADNEERAREQLIDLAAEFYDQFDRGDIPEMSIPTRTKSNIEYDEDDRVWVYGDRESTRSANSVRGARKLLKAVYTIDFLAEQLDQDRSSTLRELYYLSESWDSKEAQFSNQDESNQLIEDLEIVSEVTREDFHMRPEESGAKVMGPLLLREQTNRGDREIHCQDDVGQGGYQIPNNIDTIEFLDNDADFVLCVETGGMRDRLVENGFDEEYNTIIVHLGGQPARATRRLTKRLHNELDLPVTVFTDGDPWSYRIFGSVAYGSIKSAHLSDYLATPDAQFIGIQPSDIVEYDLPTDPLSDSDVNALESELEDPRFQTDYWEEQIEIQLDIEKKSEQQSLASHGLDFVTEEYLPERLSDMGVL